The following DNA comes from Microbacterium wangchenii.
CCGGCCGGACAGGCCGCGGTGCGTCTCGAGCGACTCGGTGATCTGCCGCCCGATCGTCAGGAGCGGGTTGAGCGACGTGCCGGGGTCTTGGAAGACGAAGCCCACCGCATCCCCGTGCACGCGGCGGAGCGTGCGATCGGATGCGCCGACGAGCTCGACCGCGTCATCCGTGCCGCGGTGCAGCACGGATGACCCCGACACGCGGCGTCCGGGCGCATCGATGAGGCCGGTCGCCGCGAGCACCGTCATCGACTTGCCCGAGCCGGATTCGCCGACGATGCCGAGGGTCTGCTCCGCCTCGACGGCGAAGCTCACGCCGCGGACGATGTCGGCACGGCCGATGGAGACGCGAAGGTCGTCCACGCGCAGAACGGGCGCGGTCATCGCGTCCTCCGAGCCTCGATGATGGTGCGTTGACGCGGATCCAGCACGTCGCGCAGCCCGTCGCCGAAGAGGTTGAAGGCCAGCGCCGTGACGAAGATCGCCGCCCCCGGGAACACGCTCATCCACCACGCCTGCGTGAGGAATCCCTGCGCGGTGAAGAGCATCCCGCCCCACGAGGGCGCCGGGGGCTGGATGCCGAGGCCGAGGAACGACAGTGCCGCCTCGGAGAGGATCGCGAACGCCAGTGACAGGGAGGTCTGGACGACCAGCGGCCCGGCGATGTTCGGCAGCACGTGGCGGCGGACGATCGAGAGCCCGGGGGTGCCCATCGTCTGCGACACCTGCACAAAGGGGGAGACCCGCACCGACAGGGCGCTCGCGCGGGCGATGCGCGCGAAGATCGGCGTGTACACGACCCCGATCGCGATCATCGTGGTCACCATGCCAGGCTGGAAGATCGCGACGATCGCCAGCGCCAGGAGCAGCACGGGGAAGGCGAACATGACGTCGACCAGCCGCATCAGCACCATGTCGAGCCATCCGCCGCGGTATCCGGCCGCCACGCCGAGGGTGAGCCCGACGACGAGGGCGAACGTCACCGCGACGACGGCGATCGACAACGAGGTGCCGGCGGCGAGCATCACGCGGGAGAGCACGTCGCGGCCGAGCTCGTCGGTGCCGAACCAGTGCGCGGCGCTGGGCGGCTGCAGCTGCGCGCTGACGTCGATGGCGTTGACGCCGTACGGCGCGATCCACGGCGCCAGCACCGCGACGAGCACGACGACGGCGATGATCGACGCGCTGACGACGGTGACCGGGTTGGCGGCGAGGATGCGCAGCGCCGACATCCGCGGCTGGGCGGCGGGCACGTCGGCGAAGAGGGGGCGGTCGGTGCTCATGAGACGCGGATCCGGGGGTCGATGACTGCGTAGAGCACGTCGACGAGCAGGTTGACGAGCAGGAACATCACGGCGATCAGCAGCACCGCGCCCTGGATGAGCGGATAGTCGCGCGCGGCGACGGCGTCGTAGACGAGACGGCCGAGCCCGGGCCACGCGAACACCACCTCGACGACGATCACGCCGCCGAGGATCGTCGCCAGCTGGATGCCGGCGATCGTGAGCACCGGCACGAGGGCGTTGCGCACGATGTGGCGGAAGGTCACGACGCGGCGGGGGAGCCCCTTCGACACGGCGGTGCGCACGAAGCCGGCGGATGCCACGTCGAGCACGGCCGCGCGGATGTAGCGGGTCATGATCGCCCCCGCGACCAGGCCGACGGTCAGGGCGGGCAGCGCCACGCGCCGCGCCCACTCGGCGGGGTTCTCGGTGATCGCGGTGTAACCGCTGGCCGGCAGCACGCCCAGGGTCACCGAGAACAGCGAGATCAGCAGCATCCCGAGCCAGAAGTCGGGGACC
Coding sequences within:
- a CDS encoding ABC transporter permease; amino-acid sequence: MSTDRPLFADVPAAQPRMSALRILAANPVTVVSASIIAVVVLVAVLAPWIAPYGVNAIDVSAQLQPPSAAHWFGTDELGRDVLSRVMLAAGTSLSIAVVAVTFALVVGLTLGVAAGYRGGWLDMVLMRLVDVMFAFPVLLLALAIVAIFQPGMVTTMIAIGVVYTPIFARIARASALSVRVSPFVQVSQTMGTPGLSIVRRHVLPNIAGPLVVQTSLSLAFAILSEAALSFLGLGIQPPAPSWGGMLFTAQGFLTQAWWMSVFPGAAIFVTALAFNLFGDGLRDVLDPRQRTIIEARRTR
- a CDS encoding ABC transporter permease; this encodes MRMQPARVLRFLGVRFVSSAVVLLGVLVVVFAIVQLVPGDPVRLALGTRYTPEAYEALRAASGLDRPLPEQFVGYVGGALTGDLGVSFRNGEPVTTTLLSRLPPTISLALAGLAIALVIAVPAGIWSALREGRVSDAIVRTASQFGVSVPDFWLGMLLISLFSVTLGVLPASGYTAITENPAEWARRVALPALTVGLVAGAIMTRYIRAAVLDVASAGFVRTAVSKGLPRRVVTFRHIVRNALVPVLTIAGIQLATILGGVIVVEVVFAWPGLGRLVYDAVAARDYPLIQGAVLLIAVMFLLVNLLVDVLYAVIDPRIRVS